The stretch of DNA ATGCTTCCGGGCTTTGGAGAGCTGATGAGGGCAGTATCTTTAAAGCAGGTGCCTACAGCCATCCTCTCAAGACAAACAGCTGGCATAAGAAACTCAACCCTGATCATTAACCTTCCCGGAAAACCCCAATCTATAAAGCTGTGCTTGGATGCGGTATTTCCTGCAGTGCCTTACTGCATAGACCTAATAGGTGGTCCATACATAGAAACAAAGGAAGAAAGATTAAAGGCTTTTAGACCTCAGAAGTAAAAAAGCATACCTCTTCTCCCAAACTTATCCCAAACCTTTCCTTTGCGTTCCCCATAGGAACAAAAAGTTCCATGTATCCAAAGCTTCCGCACACTGCGTTTATCTGCTCCCTTTCCCCTTCCAAAAAGTAGCTAACTACCTTTATTTTTTGCCCTCTAAATACAACATGAGAGTATTTACCGCAGGGTACGTTGGTTATGGCATTACCGTATCTGTCAAAGTGTATAACCTTACCCTCTATTTTGTTTTTGAACTCTTTTGCCTTCTCCCACTCAAGCAAAAACTCATATTCTATCCTTCTTCCTAACATTTGCAAAGGCACACCCTTTGACAGGTAACCGCACACGGGAGCAAAAACATCCCTGCCGTGAAAAGTTTGATTTATCCTTGGAAGAGTAAAGTTTTCAATAAGATAGCATTCGGGGGGCATAGCTATGTCCCTTAGCGCCAAGTCAAAAAGTCCGTTCATCGGTCCGACAAAGGTATAGGCACCGCACCTGACAGCTACAGCCTTTCTTTCTGAACCTACTCCCGGGTCCACCACCCCAAGGAATATACTCCCTTTGGGAAAGTATCTGTAGTGTGCCCTTAAAATGAGCGCACCTTCCATTACGTTAAAGGGTTCTACTTCGTGAGTTAGATCAACTATCTGACAGTAAGGGTTTATAGAAAGCAAAACT from Thermocrinis sp. encodes:
- a CDS encoding SAM-dependent chlorinase/fluorinase: MSLIVLLTDFGTKDGFVGAVKGVLLSINPYCQIVDLTHEVEPFNVMEGALILRAHYRYFPKGSIFLGVVDPGVGSERKAVAVRCGAYTFVGPMNGLFDLALRDIAMPPECYLIENFTLPRINQTFHGRDVFAPVCGYLSKGVPLQMLGRRIEYEFLLEWEKAKEFKNKIEGKVIHFDRYGNAITNVPCGKYSHVVFRGQKIKVVSYFLEGEREQINAVCGSFGYMELFVPMGNAKERFGISLGEEVCFFTSEV